Below is a window of Paraburkholderia azotifigens DNA.
AAAGCCGTGCAGACCTTCTGGTGAATGAGAAAAAAATGCTATCCATTGATAAAACAGCCGCCTATCAGAGCAGTCTTAAATTGACGGATGGTTCGCGCTGATGGGCTGGCCGGGATTGATCATCCTCGGCGCGGTCGTGGGCGGGGCCAGCTGGTGGCTGCATCCGCTGCGTCGTGCGAGCCGCGTGGCGCTGTGGCTGGCGATGCTGGTCGGCGTGGTGGGCGCTGTCGTCGCGCACATGGCCGGCAATGTCATTCAACTTTTCCACGACGGCGATACGCTCGAGTGGCCCGTTTGCACCGCTATTGCGCTGGTTGCCGTTGCCGTGACGGTCGGCCTGTTTTCCCGTCGATGAATTCTTGCAGGTGAAACCGATGAACGTACGACTCCCCGAAACCGCCTCGATCCCCGAGCGCATCGCGCAACTGCGCAGCGCAATGAAACAGGAAGGGCTCGCCGCCTGCCTGGTGCCATCGGCCGATCCGCATCTGTCCGAATATCTGCCCGGCCGCTGGCAAGGGCGGGAATGGCTGTCCGGCTTCACCGGCTCGGTCGGCACACTGGTCGTGACGGCGGATTTCGCCGGTCTGTGGGTCGACAGCCGCTACTGGGTTCAGGCCGAAGCGCAACTGGCGGGCACGGGCATTCAGCTGATGAAAATGTTCGGCGGCCAGCAGACGGCGCCTCACATCGACTGGCTCGCGCAGAATGTGCCGGCGGGCGCGGCGGTCGGCGTCGATGGCGCGGTGCTCGGCGTGGCGGCGGCGCGCGCGCTGACCGACGCGTTAAGGGCGCGCGGCGTGACGCTGCGCACCGACCTCGATCTGCTCGATATCGTCTGGCCGCAGCGTCCGTCGCTGCCGACGGCTGCCGTCTATGAGCACATCCCGCCGCACGCGAGCGTGTCGCGCGCGGAGAAGCTGGATCAGATCCGCTGCGCGATGCGGGAGAAGGGCGCGCAGTGGCATTTCATCTCGACGCTCGACGATCTCGCGTGGCTCTTGAACCTGCGCGGCGCCGACGTGAACTACAACCCTGTGTTCGTCGCGCATGCGCTGATCGGGCTGGAGCGCGCGTCGCTGTTCGTGGTCGAAGGCAAGGTGCCGGCGCAACTCGCCGAATCGCTCGCACGCGACGGCATCAAGGTCGAGCCGTACGCCAGGGCAGCCGACGCGCTTGCCGCGCTGCCGAATGGCCAGACGCTGCTGATCGATCCGCGCCGGATCACGTTCGGCTTGCTGCAATCGGTGCCGGCGTCGGTGGCGGTCGTCGAGTCGGTGAATCCGTCCACCTTCTTCAAGTCGCGCAAGACGGAGGCCGAAGCCGCGCATGTGCGAGCGACGATGGAGCAGGACGGCGCGGCACTCGCCGAATTTTTCGCGTGGTTCGAAGGCGCTTTGGGCCGCGAAACGATCACCGAACTGACCATCGACGAAAAGCTGACGGCCTCGCGCGCGCGCCGTCCGGGCTTCGTCACGCTGAGCTTCGCGACGATCGCCGGCTTCAATGCGAACGGCGCGATGCCGCACTACCGCGCGACGCCCGCGTCGCATTCGACGATCGAAGGCAACGGCCTGCTGCTGATCGACTCGGGCGGCCAGTATCTGAGCGGCACGACCGACATCACGCGCGTCGTGCCCATCGGCACGATCACCGACGAACATCGCCGCGACTTCACGACGGTGCTGAAGGGCACGATGGCGCTGTCGCGCGCGAAGTTTCCGCGCGGCATCCGTTCGCCGATGCTCGACTCGATCGCGCGCGCGCCGATCTGGGAAGCGGGCGCGGACTACGGGCACGGTACGGGTCACGGCGTCGGCTACTTCCTGAACGTCCACGAAGGCCCGCAGGTGATCTCGCACTACGCGCCCGCCGAAAGCTGGACGGCGATGGAAGAGGGCATGATCACGTCGATCGAGCCGGGCATTTATCGTCCGGGCAAGTGGGGCATCCGCATCGAGAATCTCGTGCTGAACCGCGCCGCCGAAAAGACCGAATTCGGCGATTTTCTCGAATTCGAAACGCTGACGCTGTGCCCAATCGACACGCGCTGCGTGGCGCTGAACCTGTTGCGCGACGACGAGCGCGCGTGGCTCAACGCGTATCACGAAATGGTGCGCGCGCGCGTCTCGCCGCATGTGTCGGGCGACGCGAAGGCGTGGCTCGAAACGCGCACGCAGCCGGTCTGAGGCGCTGCCGGGACGAGCCGCTGTAAACACCGGCAGTTCGTCCGACGCCTTCTGCTTTGCCCGAAAAAATCACCTGTGAATAGCGAGGCCCGCATGTCCGGTATTGCCGTGATCGTGAT
It encodes the following:
- a CDS encoding aminopeptidase P family protein gives rise to the protein MNVRLPETASIPERIAQLRSAMKQEGLAACLVPSADPHLSEYLPGRWQGREWLSGFTGSVGTLVVTADFAGLWVDSRYWVQAEAQLAGTGIQLMKMFGGQQTAPHIDWLAQNVPAGAAVGVDGAVLGVAAARALTDALRARGVTLRTDLDLLDIVWPQRPSLPTAAVYEHIPPHASVSRAEKLDQIRCAMREKGAQWHFISTLDDLAWLLNLRGADVNYNPVFVAHALIGLERASLFVVEGKVPAQLAESLARDGIKVEPYARAADALAALPNGQTLLIDPRRITFGLLQSVPASVAVVESVNPSTFFKSRKTEAEAAHVRATMEQDGAALAEFFAWFEGALGRETITELTIDEKLTASRARRPGFVTLSFATIAGFNANGAMPHYRATPASHSTIEGNGLLLIDSGGQYLSGTTDITRVVPIGTITDEHRRDFTTVLKGTMALSRAKFPRGIRSPMLDSIARAPIWEAGADYGHGTGHGVGYFLNVHEGPQVISHYAPAESWTAMEEGMITSIEPGIYRPGKWGIRIENLVLNRAAEKTEFGDFLEFETLTLCPIDTRCVALNLLRDDERAWLNAYHEMVRARVSPHVSGDAKAWLETRTQPV